The following proteins are co-located in the Ketogulonicigenium robustum genome:
- a CDS encoding Rne/Rng family ribonuclease: MSKKMLIDATHAEETRVVVVDGNKVEDFDFERAAKRQLSGNIYLAKVTRVEPSLQAAFVDYGGNRHGFLAFSEIHPSYYQIPVADREALLAEEMADAREDDDDAASGDDNAAPAAEEKSGRGRRVRRSRTGNRAAAALTDAVATQDVAPDVVADDAAVPGMEVIDLEAPTDDPDEGLSPMVTVVETPVETPASDEDAGDESAAADPAHEVETLTSDDSDEVRPARKVRMRRYKIQEVIKVRQVMLVQIVKEERGNKGAALTTYLSLAGRYCVLMPNTARGGGISRKITNVADRKKLKEIAHELEVPQGAGLIIRTAGSQRTKAEIKRDYEYLMRVWEQIRELTLGSHAPAKIYEEGDLIKRSIRDLYSAEIDEVIVEGDEGFRVAYDFMKMMMPGQERSVIHYREAMPLFARYQVEGYLGGMFNPVVQLPSGGYIVIGVTEALVAIDVNSGRATKEGSIEQTATKTNLEAADEIARQLRLRDLAGLIVIDFIDMDERKNNAAVEKRFRDKLKNDRARIQVGRISGFGLLEMSRQRLRPGMIEATTQPCSHCHGTGLLRSDDNLGLTIIRQLEEEGVRGRCKEVVVHAPIGIVNFLMNQKREHIAGIEQRYGMAVRVEADITLVSPDYSIEKLKAATRVVPVATAPVVLAGTADLMEEATVVDDTPEEEVIAAPEVVADVTPEAEDDRPRKKRRRRRRRRGNGEGLATTDAAEGDDDGDDDSDDEVVVAAETVADVEPAAVEEAATVDSVVEAEAPAEIVAEKPKRRTRKKAVTEAAPEAVTEAPAEATPEAPVEAEKPKRRSRKKAVAEEAATVTEADAPVAEAEATPKPRRTRKKPVVVEAVTEAAPETPVVETAPVVAEVTFEPVASAAPEAEPAEKAVAADEPSAPKRSGWWSKK; encoded by the coding sequence ATGTCAAAGAAAATGCTTATCGATGCCACCCACGCGGAGGAAACCCGCGTCGTGGTGGTCGACGGAAACAAGGTCGAGGATTTCGACTTTGAGCGCGCCGCAAAGCGCCAACTTTCGGGAAATATCTATCTCGCCAAAGTAACGCGGGTCGAACCGTCGCTGCAGGCCGCGTTTGTGGATTACGGTGGCAACCGCCACGGGTTCTTGGCCTTCTCGGAAATCCACCCCAGCTATTACCAGATTCCGGTTGCCGACCGCGAGGCGCTGCTGGCCGAAGAAATGGCCGACGCGCGCGAGGATGACGACGACGCCGCATCCGGCGACGACAATGCTGCGCCCGCCGCCGAAGAAAAGTCGGGCCGTGGCCGCCGCGTGCGCCGTAGTCGCACCGGCAACCGCGCCGCGGCCGCACTCACCGATGCTGTCGCAACGCAAGACGTTGCACCTGACGTCGTTGCCGACGATGCCGCCGTGCCGGGTATGGAAGTTATTGATCTGGAAGCGCCAACTGACGACCCCGACGAGGGGCTGTCGCCGATGGTCACCGTGGTGGAAACACCCGTTGAGACCCCTGCTTCCGACGAGGATGCTGGCGACGAGAGTGCTGCGGCTGACCCGGCCCACGAGGTCGAAACGCTGACTTCGGACGATAGCGACGAAGTGCGCCCGGCACGTAAGGTGCGGATGCGTCGCTATAAAATCCAAGAAGTGATCAAAGTGCGCCAAGTGATGTTGGTGCAGATTGTCAAGGAAGAGCGCGGCAACAAAGGCGCAGCGCTGACGACTTATCTGTCGCTGGCCGGCCGTTATTGCGTCTTGATGCCCAACACAGCGCGCGGCGGTGGCATCAGCCGCAAGATCACCAACGTCGCCGACCGCAAGAAGCTGAAAGAAATCGCGCACGAGCTGGAAGTCCCGCAAGGCGCGGGTCTGATCATCCGCACCGCCGGATCGCAGCGCACCAAGGCCGAGATCAAACGCGACTACGAATACCTGATGCGCGTTTGGGAGCAGATCCGCGAATTGACGCTGGGCTCGCACGCGCCGGCCAAGATTTATGAAGAAGGCGACCTGATCAAACGCTCGATCCGCGATTTGTATTCGGCGGAAATCGACGAGGTTATCGTCGAGGGCGACGAAGGCTTCCGCGTGGCCTACGATTTCATGAAAATGATGATGCCGGGGCAAGAGCGTTCGGTCATCCATTACCGCGAAGCGATGCCGCTGTTCGCGCGCTATCAGGTCGAAGGCTACCTTGGCGGGATGTTCAACCCCGTCGTGCAGCTGCCGTCGGGCGGGTATATCGTGATCGGCGTGACCGAAGCGCTGGTGGCGATTGACGTCAACTCGGGGCGGGCGACCAAGGAAGGCTCGATCGAACAGACGGCGACCAAGACCAACTTGGAGGCCGCAGACGAGATCGCGCGCCAGCTGCGCCTGCGTGACTTGGCAGGTCTGATCGTGATCGACTTCATCGACATGGACGAGCGTAAGAACAACGCTGCCGTCGAAAAACGCTTCCGCGACAAGCTGAAGAATGACCGCGCGCGCATCCAAGTCGGCCGCATCTCTGGCTTCGGTCTGCTGGAGATGAGCCGTCAGCGTCTGCGTCCGGGTATGATCGAGGCGACGACCCAGCCGTGCAGCCATTGCCACGGCACGGGCCTGCTGCGGTCGGATGACAACTTGGGCCTGACGATCATTCGCCAGCTTGAGGAAGAGGGCGTCCGTGGGCGCTGTAAGGAAGTGGTCGTTCATGCGCCGATTGGTATCGTGAACTTCTTGATGAACCAGAAACGCGAGCATATCGCCGGCATCGAGCAGCGTTACGGCATGGCTGTGCGCGTCGAGGCTGACATCACGTTGGTATCGCCCGACTATTCGATCGAAAAACTGAAAGCTGCGACGCGCGTAGTTCCGGTTGCAACCGCGCCGGTCGTTTTGGCCGGAACCGCTGATCTGATGGAAGAGGCGACGGTCGTCGACGACACCCCTGAGGAAGAAGTGATCGCCGCGCCCGAAGTTGTCGCTGACGTAACCCCTGAGGCCGAGGATGATCGCCCGCGCAAGAAGCGCCGTCGTCGTCGTCGTCGTCGCGGGAATGGCGAGGGCTTGGCCACGACCGATGCCGCCGAGGGCGATGATGATGGTGACGACGATAGCGATGACGAGGTTGTCGTCGCTGCTGAAACGGTCGCCGATGTAGAGCCCGCAGCTGTGGAGGAGGCTGCCACGGTGGACTCCGTAGTTGAGGCTGAAGCGCCCGCCGAGATCGTGGCGGAAAAGCCGAAGCGTCGCACGCGAAAGAAGGCTGTGACAGAAGCCGCACCGGAAGCCGTTACCGAGGCACCTGCTGAGGCAACACCCGAAGCGCCTGTAGAGGCAGAAAAGCCGAAGCGTCGTTCGCGCAAGAAGGCCGTAGCTGAAGAAGCCGCGACCGTGACCGAGGCGGATGCGCCTGTTGCAGAGGCTGAAGCTACGCCAAAGCCGCGCCGCACACGCAAAAAGCCCGTTGTGGTTGAAGCGGTGACCGAAGCCGCGCCCGAGACACCGGTGGTCGAAACGGCACCTGTGGTGGCCGAGGTCACCTTCGAGCCAGTGGCTTCCGCTGCACCAGAGGCGGAACCCGCAGAAAAAGCGGTCGCTGCTGACGAGCCAAGCGCCCCGAAGCGCTCCGGCTGGTGGAGCAAGAAATAA
- a CDS encoding sigma-54-dependent transcriptional regulator — protein sequence MSPTMSHSLSKAMKIAIVDDEKDMRQSISQWLALSGFDTETYASAEEALKAIGPDFPGIVVSDVRMPGMDGMQFLKKLRGVDSALPVIMITGHGDVPMAVEAMRIGAFDFLEKPFNPDRMTELAKKATQNRRLTLDARALRRELSDPTALMNKLIGSSPAMQRLKEDILDLGQADGHVLIDGETGTGKTLVAHALHAVSARASRKFVLLSCAAFDEETLSRRLFGPAAEDEPIPALEEARGGTLVLEDVEALSQPLQARLLTAINEQGIPGETRIVAICNLQEQGKTCEDVLRPDLFYRLAALRITVPPLRARGEDILTLFSRLSEQFADEYGCEAPTVTAQEAAQILQAPWPGNVRQLINVAERAVLQSRRGAGTISSLLMSDTAEDGRPAITTEGKPLKEFVDAFERMLIDNTMRRHRGSIAAVMDELCLPRRTLNEKMAKYGLQRSDYL from the coding sequence ATGAGCCCGACAATGAGCCACAGCCTCAGCAAGGCCATGAAAATCGCGATCGTCGACGACGAAAAAGATATGCGGCAGTCGATCAGTCAATGGCTTGCGCTGTCGGGGTTCGATACCGAAACCTACGCCAGCGCAGAAGAAGCGCTGAAAGCCATTGGGCCGGATTTTCCGGGTATCGTGGTCAGCGATGTGCGCATGCCCGGCATGGACGGGATGCAGTTTTTGAAAAAACTGCGCGGGGTGGATTCGGCGCTGCCGGTCATCATGATCACCGGGCACGGCGATGTGCCGATGGCGGTCGAGGCAATGCGGATTGGCGCCTTCGACTTTCTGGAAAAGCCGTTCAACCCCGACCGGATGACCGAGCTGGCCAAGAAGGCCACGCAGAACCGCCGCCTGACGCTGGACGCCCGCGCCCTGCGCCGCGAGTTGTCCGACCCGACCGCGCTGATGAATAAGCTGATCGGCTCGAGCCCCGCCATGCAGCGGCTGAAGGAAGACATTCTTGACTTGGGGCAGGCCGATGGCCATGTGCTGATCGACGGTGAAACCGGCACAGGCAAAACCTTGGTCGCACACGCGCTGCATGCGGTTTCGGCGCGCGCCAGCCGTAAGTTCGTGCTGCTGTCCTGTGCGGCGTTTGATGAAGAAACGCTCAGCCGCCGTCTGTTTGGCCCCGCCGCCGAGGACGAGCCGATCCCCGCGCTGGAGGAAGCCCGTGGCGGCACGTTGGTGCTGGAGGATGTCGAGGCACTGTCGCAGCCCCTGCAAGCGCGCTTGCTGACCGCAATTAATGAACAGGGCATACCGGGCGAGACGCGGATCGTCGCGATCTGTAACCTGCAAGAGCAGGGCAAGACCTGCGAGGATGTGCTGCGGCCCGATCTGTTCTACCGCTTGGCCGCGCTGCGCATTACCGTGCCGCCGCTGCGCGCGCGCGGGGAAGACATTTTGACGCTGTTCTCGCGCTTGTCCGAACAGTTCGCGGACGAATATGGCTGCGAAGCGCCGACCGTCACCGCGCAAGAGGCCGCGCAGATATTGCAAGCGCCGTGGCCGGGCAACGTGCGCCAACTGATTAACGTGGCCGAACGCGCTGTGCTGCAATCGCGCCGCGGGGCGGGGACAATTTCGTCGCTGCTGATGAGCGATACCGCCGAAGATGGCCGGCCCGCAATTACGACCGAAGGCAAGCCGCTGAAGGAGTTCGTCGACGCTTTCGAGCGGATGCTGATCGACAATACCATGCGCCGCCATCGCGGCTCGATCGCGGCGGTCATGGACGAGCTGTGCCTACCGCGCCGCACGCTGAACGAAAAAATGGCCAAATACGGCCTGCAGCGCAGCGATTACCTTTAA
- the lexA gene encoding transcriptional repressor LexA, translating to MLTRKQLELLEFIDQRVKTTGVPPSFEEMKEALDLKSKSGIHRLITALEERGFIRRLAHRARALEVVRMPENLTAKANAAVRRPAAPIDVPAHIGAIEVDVMGRIAAGVPIAAISEVSHQVAVPHGMIGNGNHYALEVQGDSMIGIGINDGDIVVIRHADVATNGDVVVALVDESEATLKRFRRQNGMIALEAANPAYETRMLPESRVRVQGRLVGLIRNY from the coding sequence ATGCTGACGCGTAAGCAGCTTGAGCTACTGGAATTCATCGATCAGCGCGTAAAAACGACAGGCGTCCCCCCCTCGTTCGAAGAGATGAAAGAGGCGCTCGACCTCAAGTCGAAATCGGGCATCCACCGCTTGATTACCGCATTGGAGGAACGGGGCTTCATCCGTCGCCTTGCCCACCGCGCCCGCGCGCTGGAAGTCGTGCGTATGCCGGAAAATCTGACAGCCAAGGCCAATGCTGCGGTGCGCCGCCCTGCAGCCCCCATTGATGTTCCCGCGCATATCGGCGCGATCGAGGTCGATGTGATGGGCCGCATTGCCGCCGGCGTCCCCATTGCCGCCATTTCCGAAGTCTCGCACCAAGTCGCTGTGCCCCATGGCATGATCGGCAACGGCAACCACTATGCGCTAGAGGTGCAGGGCGATTCCATGATCGGCATCGGCATCAACGACGGCGATATTGTCGTTATTCGGCACGCTGATGTTGCAACCAACGGCGACGTCGTCGTCGCACTTGTGGACGAAAGCGAAGCGACACTGAAGCGTTTTCGCCGCCAAAACGGCATGATCGCGCTGGAAGCGGCGAACCCCGCTTATGAGACCCGCATGCTGCCGGAATCACGCGTACGCGTTCAGGGGCGTTTGGTGGGGCTTATTCGTAACTACTAA
- the purS gene encoding phosphoribosylformylglycinamidine synthase subunit PurS: MKARVEVMLKAGVLDPQGEAVRAALTTLGFDGVNGVRQGKVIELDLAETDPVAAEAAVRQMCDKLLANTVIESYRISFA, encoded by the coding sequence ATGAAGGCGCGCGTCGAAGTCATGTTGAAGGCGGGCGTCCTCGACCCGCAAGGCGAGGCCGTGCGCGCCGCGCTGACGACCCTTGGGTTTGATGGCGTGAACGGCGTGCGTCAGGGCAAGGTGATCGAGCTGGATCTGGCCGAGACCGACCCCGTCGCCGCCGAAGCCGCCGTGCGTCAGATGTGCGACAAGCTGCTGGCCAACACCGTCATCGAAAGCTACCGCATCAGCTTCGCCTAA
- the glp gene encoding gephyrin-like molybdotransferase Glp, whose amino-acid sequence MKPALLPVDEALARILRLGAALPPEDVALPDALGRVMASAAVADRDQPPFSTSSMDGYAVADGAARGDSLLVIGESAAGQRFAGSVHAGTAVRIFTGAPLPDGAHRVIPQEDVSRAGDTITITDDQSSRFVRAQGDDFQAGSTYFPRRPLRPADLGLLASMNAATVRCHRRPRVAIIPGGDELVQIGAHAGPDQIVASGDLAVAAMVEQAGAIAQRLPIARDNAPSIRAAFDAAAGADLIITIGGASVGDHDLIAPTARAMGAEIDFHRIALQPGKPLMAGKMGDAVFIGLPGNPVSAQICTMVFILPLLSVMSGLDAAPLPTQKVRLAADLPANGNRQHYMRVFTGPDGVTPVRSQESNLQSLLAAADGVIVRPIAAPPAKVGDLVDFIAF is encoded by the coding sequence ATGAAACCCGCACTGCTGCCCGTGGACGAGGCGCTGGCGCGCATCTTGCGCCTTGGTGCCGCACTGCCCCCCGAAGATGTCGCCCTGCCCGACGCCCTTGGCCGCGTTATGGCCAGCGCGGCGGTGGCCGACCGCGACCAGCCCCCGTTTTCCACCTCCAGCATGGATGGCTATGCCGTGGCAGACGGCGCCGCGCGCGGTGACAGCCTGCTGGTGATCGGCGAATCCGCTGCGGGGCAGCGCTTTGCGGGTTCTGTCCATGCGGGCACGGCGGTGCGCATTTTCACCGGCGCGCCCCTGCCCGACGGCGCGCACCGCGTCATCCCGCAAGAGGATGTCAGCCGCGCGGGCGACACGATTACCATTACCGACGATCAAAGCAGCCGCTTCGTCCGCGCGCAGGGCGACGATTTTCAGGCGGGTTCAACTTACTTCCCGCGCCGCCCGCTGCGCCCTGCCGACCTGGGCTTACTGGCATCCATGAACGCCGCGACGGTGCGCTGCCACCGCCGCCCGCGCGTCGCCATCATTCCCGGCGGGGACGAGCTGGTGCAGATCGGCGCGCATGCGGGGCCCGACCAGATCGTCGCTTCGGGCGATTTGGCGGTGGCCGCAATGGTCGAACAAGCCGGTGCCATCGCGCAGCGGCTGCCCATAGCGCGCGACAACGCGCCGTCCATTCGCGCCGCATTTGACGCCGCCGCGGGCGCCGATCTGATTATCACCATCGGCGGCGCATCGGTGGGCGATCACGACCTGATTGCGCCCACAGCGCGCGCAATGGGGGCCGAGATCGACTTCCACCGGATTGCGTTGCAGCCGGGCAAACCGCTGATGGCAGGCAAGATGGGGGATGCTGTGTTCATCGGCCTGCCCGGCAACCCCGTATCCGCCCAGATTTGCACGATGGTATTCATCCTGCCGCTGCTATCGGTGATGAGCGGCCTTGATGCTGCCCCGCTGCCGACCCAAAAGGTCCGCCTTGCCGCCGACCTGCCCGCAAACGGAAACCGGCAGCACTATATGCGTGTGTTCACCGGTCCCGATGGCGTCACGCCTGTGCGCAGCCAAGAAAGCAACCTGCAAAGCCTGCTGGCGGCAGCCGATGGCGTGATTGTCCGCCCCATCGCCGCGCCGCCGGCAAAGGTGGGTGATCTCGTAGATTTCATTGCCTTTTAG
- the purC gene encoding phosphoribosylaminoimidazolesuccinocarboxamide synthase translates to MARRKKIYEGKAKILYEGPEPGTIVQYFKDDATAFNAQKKAVIEGKGVLNNRLSEYFMLGLQGVGIPTHFIKRLNMREQLVRQVEIVPLEIIVRNFAAGSMAKRLGLEEGMPLPRPIVEFSFKNDALGDPLVPEEYIIAFGWAQQQELDDIVALALRVNDFLSGVFHGVGIRLIDFKIEMGRIWENDFPRLVIADEISPDSCRLWDIETGRKLDKDVFRQDLGSLSDAYTEVARRLGVLPSNVTHSPNGTLIN, encoded by the coding sequence ATGGCACGTCGCAAGAAGATTTACGAAGGCAAAGCCAAGATCCTGTACGAAGGCCCCGAGCCGGGCACGATCGTGCAGTATTTCAAGGATGACGCGACCGCCTTCAACGCGCAGAAAAAGGCCGTGATCGAAGGTAAGGGCGTGTTGAACAACCGCCTGTCGGAATATTTCATGCTGGGCCTGCAGGGCGTCGGCATCCCGACCCACTTCATCAAGCGCTTGAACATGCGCGAGCAGCTGGTCCGTCAGGTCGAGATCGTGCCGCTGGAAATCATCGTGCGCAATTTCGCCGCAGGCTCGATGGCCAAGCGCCTTGGGCTAGAGGAGGGGATGCCCCTGCCGCGCCCGATCGTCGAATTCAGCTTCAAGAACGACGCGCTGGGCGACCCGCTGGTGCCCGAGGAATACATCATCGCATTCGGTTGGGCCCAGCAGCAAGAGCTGGACGATATCGTGGCGCTGGCACTGCGCGTGAACGATTTCTTGTCGGGCGTGTTCCATGGCGTCGGTATTCGTCTGATCGATTTCAAGATCGAGATGGGCCGGATTTGGGAAAACGACTTCCCCCGTCTGGTGATTGCAGACGAGATCAGCCCCGATAGCTGCCGTTTGTGGGATATCGAAACCGGCCGCAAGCTGGACAAAGACGTGTTCCGGCAAGACCTGGGGTCGCTGTCGGATGCGTATACCGAAGTTGCCCGCCGTCTTGGGGTGCTGCCGTCCAACGTGACGCACAGCCCCAACGGTACGTTGATCAACTAA
- the pyrH gene encoding UMP kinase → MTDDQHQTRFKRVLLKISGEALMGDQGFGLHPPTVQRIAEEVKSVRDLGVEICMVIGGGNIFRGLQGSAQGMERTTADYMGMLATVMNALAMQSALEELDVHSRVISAIPMDQVCEPYIRRRAVRHLEKKRVCIFAAGTGNPYFTTDTAATLRASEMACEAIFKGTKVDGVYDKDPKKFPDAKRYGDVTYDEVLQKHLGVMDASAIALARDNHLPIIVFSLDEPGGFRGILAGKGTFTRVHG, encoded by the coding sequence ATGACTGACGACCAACACCAGACCCGTTTCAAGCGCGTATTGCTGAAGATCTCGGGCGAGGCGTTGATGGGCGATCAGGGGTTCGGGTTGCACCCGCCGACCGTCCAGCGCATCGCCGAGGAAGTGAAATCGGTGCGTGATCTGGGGGTCGAGATCTGCATGGTGATCGGCGGCGGCAACATCTTCCGCGGTCTGCAGGGGTCGGCCCAAGGGATGGAGCGCACGACTGCCGATTACATGGGCATGCTGGCGACCGTGATGAATGCGCTGGCCATGCAATCCGCGCTAGAGGAACTGGACGTTCATTCCCGCGTGATTTCGGCGATCCCGATGGATCAGGTGTGCGAGCCCTACATCCGCCGGCGCGCCGTGCGTCATCTGGAAAAGAAAAGGGTCTGCATTTTTGCCGCAGGCACGGGTAACCCCTATTTCACGACCGACACTGCCGCCACGCTACGCGCCAGCGAAATGGCCTGCGAAGCGATCTTCAAGGGTACCAAGGTGGATGGCGTTTACGACAAAGACCCGAAAAAGTTCCCCGATGCCAAGCGTTACGGCGATGTGACCTATGACGAAGTGCTGCAAAAGCACCTGGGCGTCATGGATGCGTCGGCGATTGCGCTGGCGCGCGACAACCACCTGCCGATCATCGTGTTCAGCCTGGACGAGCCGGGCGGCTTCCGCGGTATTCTGGCCGGGAAGGGAACCTTTACGCGGGTGCATGGCTAA
- the purQ gene encoding phosphoribosylformylglycinamidine synthase subunit PurQ yields MKAAVIVFPGSNCDRDMADALRKAGADVQMVWHKDAALPSGVDLVAVPGGFSFGDYLRCGAIAANSPVCQALVRHVERGGYALGVCNGFQVLTETGLLPGALMRNAGLKFLCKPVGLRVATADSAFTNTYHAGQTLTVPIAHHDGNYYVDDATLDTLQGEDRVAFTYTDNPNGSRADIAGVLSANRRVLGMMPHPERAIETLQGGTDGQGLFAGLIGRFVAA; encoded by the coding sequence ATGAAGGCCGCCGTTATCGTCTTTCCTGGATCGAACTGCGACCGCGACATGGCTGATGCCCTGCGCAAAGCAGGGGCCGATGTGCAGATGGTCTGGCACAAAGATGCCGCGCTGCCCAGCGGTGTCGATCTGGTCGCCGTCCCGGGCGGTTTTTCGTTCGGTGACTACCTGCGCTGCGGCGCAATCGCTGCGAATTCCCCCGTTTGTCAGGCGCTTGTGCGCCACGTTGAACGTGGTGGCTATGCTTTGGGGGTCTGCAACGGCTTTCAAGTGCTGACCGAAACCGGCCTGCTGCCGGGGGCGCTGATGCGCAACGCGGGGCTGAAATTCCTCTGCAAACCGGTGGGGTTGCGCGTCGCGACAGCCGACAGCGCCTTTACCAACACCTACCACGCAGGCCAGACCCTGACGGTGCCGATCGCGCACCACGACGGGAATTACTACGTCGACGACGCGACGCTGGACACCCTGCAGGGCGAGGATCGGGTTGCGTTCACCTACACCGACAACCCCAACGGGTCGCGGGCCGACATCGCGGGTGTCCTGTCGGCCAATCGCCGCGTGCTGGGCATGATGCCCCACCCCGAGCGTGCGATTGAAACGCTGCAAGGTGGCACCGACGGGCAGGGACTTTTCGCTGGGTTGATCGGGCGGTTTGTTGCCGCCTGA
- a CDS encoding sensor histidine kinase: MTSGVDTPAAPRRAAAKSPTWWARIFVGVLVLVAVGAIWLTNVLLTERFTTTTRTRAEVRMSIYVGNLVSELQRNSVVPQLLSRDPELISALETANFTASNERLASFGEEIGMASILLYDRDGAVVAATDQSILGRNDSAMPFFADAERVSTTVFTALPRENGSYGFFYSRRIDIGGAMLGVIAVEVDLSRLERSWAGTQDAVLVTDSAGTILLATEPRWRGLTEDAALANTSAPSAIARALRFDEWSSPYDTYLRGEAVLRRELRVPFQGWKMVGFTTYASIREQVNAIIALEIMAFAILAALAFWVSSRKSASRVVLFQRESAELRALNMRLQREIAEREKAERTLEVAEQTLVQSSKLAALGEMSAAVSHELNQPLAAMKTYLAGARLLLQRKRPDEALSAFQRIDDLIDRMGSITRQLKSFARKGSEAFAPFDMRLAISSALAMMEPQLKARRIAIVRTLPSDPVMVMGDRLRMEQVIINLLRNAFDATNGTPNPEVTITLAEGETVTLTVRDNGPGIDDLDALFEPFYTTKAPGDGVGLGLAISSGIVADLGGRLTAHNATSGGAAFEVQLPRLAPDAPAAVIN, translated from the coding sequence ATGACATCTGGTGTCGATACCCCCGCCGCGCCCCGCCGCGCGGCTGCCAAAAGCCCAACATGGTGGGCCCGCATTTTTGTGGGCGTGCTGGTGCTGGTCGCGGTTGGCGCGATTTGGCTGACGAATGTCTTGCTGACAGAACGGTTTACCACCACCACCCGCACGCGGGCCGAGGTGCGTATGTCTATCTACGTCGGCAACCTTGTCTCGGAATTGCAGCGCAATTCGGTAGTGCCGCAATTGTTGTCGCGCGACCCCGAACTGATCAGCGCCCTCGAGACCGCCAATTTTACCGCATCGAACGAGCGCCTTGCCTCGTTCGGCGAAGAAATCGGCATGGCGTCGATCTTACTGTATGACCGCGACGGTGCGGTTGTGGCTGCGACCGACCAATCTATTTTGGGGCGCAATGATTCGGCTATGCCGTTCTTTGCCGATGCCGAGCGGGTCTCGACTACCGTGTTCACCGCGCTGCCGCGTGAAAACGGTAGCTACGGGTTCTTCTACTCGCGCCGGATCGATATTGGCGGGGCGATGCTGGGCGTCATCGCGGTCGAGGTGGACCTCAGCCGGTTGGAACGCAGCTGGGCCGGCACGCAGGACGCGGTGCTGGTGACGGATTCCGCCGGAACCATCTTGCTGGCGACTGAGCCGCGCTGGCGCGGGTTGACCGAAGATGCAGCACTGGCCAATACCTCGGCCCCTTCCGCCATCGCGCGCGCGCTGCGTTTTGATGAGTGGAGCTCGCCCTACGACACCTACCTGCGCGGCGAGGCAGTGCTGCGGCGCGAATTGCGTGTGCCGTTCCAAGGCTGGAAGATGGTCGGCTTTACGACCTACGCCTCGATCCGCGAACAGGTGAACGCAATCATCGCGCTGGAGATCATGGCATTCGCCATTCTGGCCGCTTTGGCCTTCTGGGTCAGCTCGCGCAAAAGCGCCTCGCGCGTCGTGCTGTTCCAACGCGAATCAGCCGAACTGCGCGCCCTGAACATGCGCCTGCAACGCGAGATCGCCGAGCGCGAGAAGGCCGAGCGGACGCTGGAAGTGGCGGAACAAACGCTGGTGCAGTCCTCGAAACTGGCCGCATTGGGCGAGATGTCCGCCGCCGTTAGTCACGAGTTGAACCAACCGCTGGCTGCGATGAAAACCTATCTGGCGGGAGCGCGCCTGTTGTTGCAGCGCAAGCGCCCCGATGAAGCCCTGTCGGCCTTCCAACGCATCGACGACTTGATCGACAGGATGGGGTCGATTACGCGGCAGTTGAAATCCTTTGCCCGCAAGGGGTCGGAAGCTTTCGCGCCGTTTGATATGCGCCTGGCGATTTCCAGTGCGCTGGCGATGATGGAACCGCAGCTAAAAGCGCGCCGGATTGCCATCGTGCGTACGCTGCCCTCTGACCCTGTTATGGTGATGGGCGACCGCCTGCGGATGGAGCAGGTGATCATCAATCTTTTGCGAAACGCCTTTGATGCGACGAACGGCACCCCAAATCCCGAAGTGACCATCACTTTGGCCGAGGGCGAGACCGTAACACTGACCGTGCGTGACAATGGGCCGGGGATCGACGACCTCGATGCCCTGTTTGAACCTTTTTACACAACCAAGGCACCGGGTGACGGGGTCGGGCTGGGGCTGGCGATCTCCTCGGGGATTGTCGCTGATTTGGGTGGGCGGCTGACCGCGCATAACGCCACTTCGGGTGGCGCTGCGTTTGAAGTCCAATTGCCGCGCCTAGCGCCTGACGCACCCGCCGCTGTCATTAATTGA
- the moaC gene encoding cyclic pyranopterin monophosphate synthase MoaC, with translation MLNHFDESGRAHMVDVSGKDITTRTAVAEGTVTMLPETLALVQAGTAAKGDVLGTARLAAIMGAKRTADLIPLCHPLPLAKVAVDLDIDVALPGVRITVTVRTNARTGVEMEALTAVSVAGLTIYDMLKAVDRGMVIGQVRLRLKEGGKSGRIELE, from the coding sequence ATGCTGAACCACTTTGACGAAAGCGGCCGCGCGCATATGGTGGATGTGTCAGGCAAAGACATCACCACCCGCACCGCCGTGGCCGAGGGCACCGTGACCATGCTGCCCGAAACGCTGGCACTGGTGCAAGCCGGAACAGCGGCAAAGGGCGACGTGCTGGGCACAGCGCGCCTTGCCGCCATCATGGGCGCGAAACGCACCGCCGACCTGATCCCGCTATGCCACCCCCTGCCGCTGGCCAAGGTTGCCGTGGATCTGGACATAGACGTCGCCTTGCCCGGCGTGCGCATCACCGTGACCGTCCGCACCAACGCCCGCACCGGCGTCGAGATGGAGGCCTTGACCGCCGTATCGGTCGCGGGGCTGACCATCTACGACATGCTGAAAGCTGTCGATCGTGGTATGGTGATCGGGCAAGTCCGCCTGCGCCTGAAAGAAGGCGGCAAATCGGGGCGGATCGAACTAGAATGA